In Papaver somniferum cultivar HN1 chromosome 1, ASM357369v1, whole genome shotgun sequence, a genomic segment contains:
- the LOC113316804 gene encoding ferredoxin-2, mitochondrial-like: MAMASLQRFSSQISRTPSLKSIIRSTTTSTSTSSKKVSDRIVKLFAIDYEGQKREIIGLSGHTLLKALTNNGLIDPASHRLEDIDACSAECEVNIAQEWLEKLPKASYDEEYVLKRNSRARVLNKHSRLGCQVVLTSELQGMVVAVPEAKPWDIP, encoded by the coding sequence ATGGCGATGGCTAGTCTCCAGAGATTTTCCTCACAAATCTCACGAACTCCATCACTCAAATCCATAATCAGATCAACcacaacatcaacatcaacatcTTCAAAGAAAGTATCAGATCGGATCGTGAAACTATTCGCAATCGATTATGAAGGTCAAAAACGTGAAATCATAGGATTATCAGGTCATACTTTACTAAAAGCATTAACAAATAATGGTTTAATAGATCCAGCTTCACATAGATTAGAAGATATTGATGCTTGTTCAGCTGAATGTGAAGTTAATATTGCTCAAGAATGGTTGGAGAAATTACCAAAAGCATCTTATGATGAAGAATATGTGTTGAAAAGGAATTCCAGAGCTAGAGTTTTGAATAAACATTCAAGACTTGGTTGTCAGGTTGTTTTGACTTCTGAGCTTCAAGGTATGGTTGTTGCTGTTCCTGAAGCTAAACCATGGGATATCCCATAA
- the LOC113360849 gene encoding uncharacterized protein LOC113360849, whose product MAGLVYHVYEGCKRICSLAQGLVCPSYFRRIATLIVHPKTLGGESARPIYDSRIRVDYETGLKSTSLYIHQRIFECCDDNYQPPYIYYLPAACPEGYRPPSPPHFNPSNPLPEFLPAESPDGYQPYPPHFYPSTPFPSSYTTYLPYPYKGYDLSGTMPPYSEVGDKEGWYDRTPREKTLADCRKQLEYYFDPNPNKKWPFGPRKAGPEDYPSLRRAEALKRGEGGSTSS is encoded by the exons ATGGCTGGg TTGGTGTACCACGTATATGAGGGATGCAAGCGGATATGCTCACTTGCGCAAGGTTTAGTTTGCCCATCATATTTCAGAAGAATTGCAACACTTATTGTCCATCCAAAGACCCTGG GAGGTGAATCGGCTAGACCCATTTACGATTCACGAATACGAGTCGACTACGAAACCGGTTTAAAAAGTACTAGTCTATATATTCACCAAAGGATTTTCGAGTGTTGCGATGATAATTATCAGCCTCCTTATATTTACTACCTCCCTGCCGCGTGTCCAGAGGGTTACCGACCACCTTCCCCTCCTCATTTCAACCCTTCTAACCCACTTCCCGAATTCCTCCCTGCCGAATCTCCAGATGGTTACCAACCTTACCCTCCTCATTTCTACCCTTCAACCCCATTTCCCTCATCATACACCACATACCTCCCTTATCCCTATAAAGGTTATGATCTTTCAGGTACTATGCCTCCCTACTCGGAAGTTGGGGATAAAGAAGGCTGGTATGATAGGACCCCTAGGGAAAAGACCCTAGCCGACTGTCGTAAACAGCTTGAGTATTATTTTGATCCTAATCCCAATAAAAAG TGGCCTTTTGGGCCTCGAAAAGCAGGTCCAGAGGATTATCCGAGTTTGAGGAGGGCAGAAGCTTTGAAGAGGGGAGAAGGAGGTTCTACATCTtcttag
- the LOC113360863 gene encoding uncharacterized protein LOC113360863 — translation MDMDSSNEEVRIHMDRFEEQQRIFIQTLNQIDDESDEDKELTNNLMQLYSSGQIPRDPDCVFSDENFQGRFCMPTHLVLKIIGELCQVEPQFNYQYNALNIRGHSPEQKVTSALRILGYGRPPDSNDEYLHVREILKQNQERGFPGMLGSLEYMHWVCTGCPTYWSGQYKGHYAKPTVTLEAAASYDCWICHAFFGLPGSQNDINVLHKSPLFEDLKYGISPQVNFSINKNHYTHGYYLVDGIYLKWSTLVQCYCQPPAGEMGPSYSYFNNKQMSLRKDVERAFGILKRKFAIICGPYRGLSAREMHKTTLTCIIMHNMVIQETRRNKNWTNHQDEDLRPEIIPTRGLPARNYVQMTSHIENRTLYNKLREDLRANLWAEFRRDGGRIE, via the exons ATGGATATGGATTCTTCTAACGAAGAAGTGCGTATTCATATGGATCGGtttgaagaacaacaaagaaTATTCATTCAGACGTTGAATCAAATTGATGATGAGTCAGATGAAGATAAAGAACTAACCAACAACTTGATGCAGTTATATTCATCGGGGCAAATACCTAGAGATCCAGACTGTGTGTTCTCTGATGAAAATTTCCAAGGTCGATTCTGCATGCCCACACATTTGGTGCTAAAGATTATTGGTGAGCTTTGtcaggtagaacctcaatttaattatcagtacaATGCACTGAATATTAGGGGTCATAGCCCTGAACAAAAGGTTACTTCGGCTTTGAGGATTTTAGGATATGGCAGACCTCCAGATTCTAATGATGAGTACCTTC atgttagagaaatattaaagcaAAATCAGGAAAGGGGATTTCCTGGAATGCTGGGTAGTCTTGAATACATGCATTGGGTATGTACCGGATGCCCTACCTATTGGTCTGGTCAGTATAAGGGTCACTACGCAAAACCAACAGTGACCCTTGAGGCTgcagcttcttatgattgttggatatgtcaCGCTTTTTTTGGTCTCCCGGGATCTCAAAACGATATAAATGTTTTACACAAATCGCCtttgtttgaagatttaaagTATGGAATTTCTCCTCAAGTAAATTTCAGTATCAACAAGAATCACTACACTCATGGTTATTATCTTGTAGATGGAATTTATCTAAaatggtcaactttagttcaatgtTACTGTCAGCCACCTGCCGGTGAAATGGGTCCTTCATACTCGTATTTCAATAATAAACAGATGAGTCTGAGAAAGGATGTGGAACGGGCTTTTGGAATTCTAAAGCGGAAGTTCGCAATCATTTGTGGGCCTTATCGTGGTTTAAGTGCTCGTGAAATGCATAAGACTACGCTGACTTGcatcattatgcataacatggttATCCAGGAGACTCGTCGTAATAAGAATTGGACTAaccatcaagatgaagacttaagGCCTGAGATTATACCAACTAGGGGATTACCTGCAAGAAACTATGTGCAAATGACCAGTCATATTGAGAACAGAACTCTGTATAACAAGTTGAGGGAAGATCTCAGAGCGAATCTGTGGGCTGAGTTTAGAAGAGATGGGGGACGAATTGAGTAg
- the LOC113360875 gene encoding uncharacterized protein LOC113360875 — MSNIAMRVVWGCCKNYRGQLTAIPSHQEIHDTLKSMENRSALGPEDYMPIGLCNTSYKIISKLIVQRLKPLMEKIISPYQATYVSGRLISDNTVIAQEIIHSMKKKRGQIGWMALKLDMSKAFDRLEWDFLIKVLRHLSNAQHNNSIKGIKVDASSPAINHLLFANDCFIFTQATVTSANNLLDLLHNFNTQSGQVINFDKSSIRFSKKTNPELVDTITQLMGVKHMSSKEKYLGSPLLLGHSKQEDFKSIEDNFLSSYSSWSSTSLTQAGRSTMIKHVLNSVPIYQMGTYKLRSQLINKLTTIQRRFFWGHNSNRGSNPLGWHKVCIPKELGGLAFRDLEKLNLALLTKLAWRLYNENDSLWTNIMRSKYFKNGDILHQELKAGNGSYTWNGIVKGIQVVKQNYFTEVDNGKKTKIWLDRWIPGMIFPPVPINDLFRFYQNVEELILPETNIWNDDLLHKLFDNNTVQKILSIILDTSKEDTMLWMPARDGKFSVKSTYKHLTLTTSVVQVNGRNIENKIWGLLWKTNTAHRIKLFSWKCIRDLHNTRYKLSTYNENIAPHCVICGGGEETIEHLFFECDYAKKIWRLLSVNIDTVHSTHHYVSECDAIFQGVSLNSVSSIHKITYHMHSHFHEPLSNNITLNISMISQWKPPLHNILKLNVDASFCHTTKTLGTGVVLRTGTGSCEGVKGSFSNGVLSPEARECMAIREALTWANDRRLLKIHIEAYA, encoded by the exons ATGAGTAACATTGCCATGCGTGTTGTGTGGGGCTGTTGCAAAAACTATAGAGGTCAGCTCACAGCTATTCCTTCACATCAAGAGATTCATGATACTCTTAAGAGCATGGAAAACAGGAGTGCACTAGGTCCAGAAG ATTACATGCCAATTGGGCTATGTAATACCTCATATAAGATTATATCAAAGCTCATTGTTCAAAGACTCAAGCCATTAATGGAGAAAATCATCTCTCCTTATCAAGCAACATATGTCTCTGGGAGGCTTATAAGTGACAATACTGTCATAGCCCAAGAAATAATACActctatgaaaaagaaaagagggCAAATAGGATGGATGGCTCTAAAGTTGGACATGTCTAAAGCCTTTGACAGACTTGAATGGGATTTCTTGATTAAGGTTCTCAG ACATCTCTCCAATGCTCAGCATAATAACTCCATTAAAGGCATTAAAGTGGATGCTAGTTCTCCAGCCATTAATCATCTACTCTTTGCAAATGACTGCTTTATTTTCACTCAAGCAACTGTTACTTCAGCTAATAATCTTTTGGATCTTCTCCACAACTTCAACACACAGTCAGGTCAGGTGATAAACTTTGATAAGTCTTCCATACGTTTCAGCAAGAAAACTAATCCTGAATTGGTTGATACAATCACTCAGCTAATGGGTGTCAAGCATATGAGTTctaaagaaaaatatcttggttcTCCACTGCTTCTGGGTCATTCAAAGCAAGAGGATTTTAAATCAATTGAAGACAATTTCTTGAGTAGCTACTCCTCTTGGTCCTCTACTTCTCTTACTCAAGCTGGAAGGTCCACCATGATCAAACATGTTCTCAACTCAGTACCAATTTATCAAATGGGTACTTATAAATTACGTTCACAGCTAATAAACAAGTTAACCACTATCCAAAGAAGGTTTTTCTGGGGGCATAATTCTAATAGGGGTTCCAATCCTTTGGGTTGGCACAAAGTTTGTATACCTAAAGAATTAGGTGGTTTAGCCTTTAGGGATCTTGAGAAGCTAAATTTGGCTCTCCTTACTAAGCTGGCATGGAGATTGTATAATGAAAATGATTCTCTTTGGACTAACATCATGAGAAGCAAATACTTTAAAAATGGAGACATTCTACATCAAGAGTTGAAGGCTGGTAATGGTTCTTATACTTGGAATGGAATTGTCAAAGGAATTCAGGTGGTAAAACAAAATTACTTCACGGAAGTTGATAATGGTAAAAAAACCAAAATCTGGCTGGACAGATGGATTCCAGGCATGATTTTTCCTCCTGTTCCAATCAATGACTTATTCAGATTTTATCAGAATGTTGAAGAACTTATACTTCCTGAAACTAATATATGGAATGATGACTTGCTCCATAAACTCTTTGATAACAACACTGTTCAGAAAATTTTAAGTATCATTCTTGATACTTCAAAAGAAGACACAATGCTTTGGATGCCAGCTAGAGATGGTAAGTTTTCTGTGAAGAGTACATACAAGCATCTTACCTTGACCACTTCAGTTGTTCAGGTTAATGGCAgaaatattgaaaacaaaatatggggattatTGTGGAAAACAAATACTGCTCACAGAATTAAACTGTTTTCCTGGAAGTGTATCAGAGACCTGCATAACACCAGATATAAGTTATCCACTTATAATGAGAACATTGCTCCTCATTGTGTTATCTGTGGAGGGGGGGAAGAAACAATAGAACACCTGTTCTTTGAATGTGACTATGCCAAGAAGATCTGGAGGCTTTTAAGTGTGAATATTGACACAGTTCACAGTACTCATCATTATGTGTCAGA GTGTGATGCAATTTTTCAGGGAGTATCTCTCAACTCTGTTAGCTCCATACATAAAATAACTTATCATATGCATTCTCATTTTCATGAACCTCTAAGCAATAACATTACTCTGAATATCAGCATGATCTCTCAATGGAAACCACCCTTACATAATATTCTTAAGCTCAATGTTGATGCCTCATTTTGTCATACTACTAAAACACTTGGAACTGGTGTTGTTTTGCGCACAGGTACAGGAAGCTGTGAAGGAGTTAAAGGAAGCTTCTCAAATGGAGTTCTGAGTCCAGAAGCTAGGGAATGCATGGCCATACGTGAAGCTTTAACTTGGGCAAATGACAGGAGGCTTTTGAAGATTCACATAGAGGCTTATGCATAG
- the LOC113360903 gene encoding F-box/kelch-repeat protein At3g06240-like — protein sequence MEDHWKLSYKPGNSEEEEIEEGKFGLYSSLPLSVFLAIPYKGSFCDSVCICNPCTSEYTILPRTSTIKYWVGNIVSGFGYLPSTDEYKVVRILYPYKGYKRPASEDDKILVQVYTLGKNSSSGWRNITAVPPGLLHREGIFPNGSLYWKYLNEDNNNTNGLVAFDLVDESFQVLPTPPCIQFPSEKDSVYFVKMLGGHLCLIDHANGSSCGDVIEQEYYRDWIWSKDFSVELEQNGRFYEPFALTKNNQVLIWSQSSIKCYDPITKSLSVVVERERDSSFETFKGVLHMNTLVSLKWKLQGNPFYRFSIP from the exons ATGGAGGATCATTGGAAGCTCAGCTACAAGCCTGGAAATTCAGAAGAGGAAGAAATAGAGGAAGGAAAATTTGGCCTTTACTCATCTTTGCCATTGTCAG TTTTCTTGGCAATTCCCTATAAAGGATCTTTTTGTGATTCTGTCTGCATCTGCAATCCTTGCACAAGCGAATACACGATTCTCCCAAGAACAAGCACCATCAAATATTGGGTTGGTAATATAGTGAGCGGATTCGGTTACCTTCCTTCAACAGACGAGTACAAAGTTGTAAGGATCTTGTATCCTTACAAAGGGTATAAGAGGCCAGCATCTGAGGATGACAAGATCCTGGTCCAAGTATACACTCTCGGAAAAAACAGTAGTAGTGGTTGGAGAAACATCACAGCAGTCCCTCCTGGTTTATTACATCGCGAGGGTATTTTTCCAAATGGGTCCCTTTATTGGAAGTACCTCAACGAggacaacaacaacaccaacggGCTTGTTGCTTTTGATTTGGTGGATGAAAGTTTTCAAGTGCTCCCAACACCACCGTGTATCCAGTTTCCCAGCGAAAAGGATTCAGTTTATTTTGTAAAGATGTTGGGAGGGCATCTGTGTCTTATAGATCATGCAAACGGAAGTAGTTGCGGGGACGTGATAGAACAAGAGTATTACCGCGATTGGATTTGGAGCAAGGATTTTAGCGTTGAATTGGAACAAAATGGTAGATTCTATGAACCCTTTGCTCTCACAAAGAACAACCAAGTTCTGATTTGGTCTCAGTCTAGTATAAAATGTTATGACCCGATTACCAAGTCTTTGAGTGTGGTAGTTGAAAGAGAGAGAGACTCATCCTTCGAGACCTTCAAAGGAGTACTACACATGAACACCCTAGTTTCTCTGAAGTGGAAACTACAAGGAAACCCATTCTACAGATTTTCTATACCTTGA